The Dioscorea cayenensis subsp. rotundata cultivar TDr96_F1 chromosome 16, TDr96_F1_v2_PseudoChromosome.rev07_lg8_w22 25.fasta, whole genome shotgun sequence sequence AGAACCTTAGAAGccacataataaatatatgtatattttttttgttaggctTTATGGCACCATTTCCTTTCCTTCAACCCCACAATAAGCTTTGAGAGTCTTGAGTTTTTTACCCCATGGTTCCTCTGAGAAGAGGAAGTTAAGGTACCCTTCATAAGTGTAGGGCTTATATTGCAAAGGGTTGTCTTGGTTAACCAGCTCATCTGGGGCTTGTATGATCCATCCATACTTGAACTGCGAGGCTAACCCGATAGATCGCCTTGTATCATTGTTCGACATTTTCACTCTGTGCGGCGTCGGTGTTAGCCTTCCATTACTCCATGCCTACCATAAACAGAGTACAGTTATGcaattttcttcctttttgatcTTActtgtttgtcattttttttttatattcttatcGTCTGATCTTTTACTGTTTTGACTGAAACCCTAGCCATTGTAAGcatatttaaacaatgtttTAAAGTATACATCAACAAAACTATTAGAAATTTTCTCaatgattttatataaatttaagtatAATTTCGTTAAAAAGAAAcgaaaagaaaggaaataaaTATCGAACCTCAAAGGATTCGCCGATGATAACGTTGAAGGAGCAAGGGGAAGCGTGGAACCAGTCACCAGACTTGGTTTGCAGCTCAAGGCCTTCGCCGTGGTGCTGGCAAATGATAGTGAGGAGATTCATGTCTTTATGGGTCGTCATCGCGACCATTGTCTCTTGATTCACCGGCGGCCCGTACTCCGCCATCCTCATTATGTGTGTCGTCGACTTCACTAACGATTCAAAGTGTTTCTCCGCCCCCAACCCTTCGACCACCATCTTCCTTACTATCAATTCGAGCTCTGTTAATCCCCGTGTTAATTTCCATGCCATCTCACTAACCCATTCACATCAAATCATCCGACACcgtaaaaaaaaactattattaaaaagtttttacaaTCTCAATCACAAAGCGGAAATAGATAAAATAGTGAACAGTAATCATGACTTTCATCGAcgaaaaataatcaaacaattaGCAAGTGAGTTATCATCTCTAAATATAAAATCGAACTTCACCCAAGAGAGCTTAAATCTTAAAGCATGATTGAGTATATTTTAcactataaaataaacaattcagatatatatatatatatatatataagataaaaaataaaaataaataataataataataattaccagAAAGAAAGATTAAGTTGAGGATTGATGATGAGCAAGAGAGAAGCAAAAGCTTGAATAGAGGAATAAGAGGAAGCATTGTGGACAACAAGGCTTTCAAAGTTACAAACCCAATTCAGGGCGCTTTGGGATATAACCTTGAAAAGGTTTATCAGATGAATTCAAGATCTTTAAATCTAATGGAACTTTAAAGAGTTCATCCAACACTGGACCAAAGAACTCATCCCTTAATTCCATTGAAACTCTATCAAACATTGCTTCAAAACAACCATGCTTTTCCAATGCATCCATCACCTTCTCCTTTGTTTTGTCCCATTCCTTTGTCCCTGTTTTGGACAATTCTACCCCTGTGAAATCTATTTTTGGTATTTCAACTCTGATCTCTGAtcccattcttttttctttttgtttttgagtttgTAGTAGTGGTAGTAGTTACACAAATATTTATAGGCAAATGAAGGTTGAAAATGATAATGTTTAGAGGAAGGAAAGTAATAATTACTCCACTCTTTTTGAATGTTTTCAGTTTAGAATAATTTGTGAAATGTTTGTTCTAtccctataaaaaaataaataaataaagtgatTTGTGTGTTGACTTGTAGGAATTAAAAAGTAACTTGATTAAAAAAGAGGGATTGTTTGGTAattttgagaatatatatatatttatatacacagagattaatttgtaaaaatgaaaatattcaagaattaataaataacttAGAGTAGTAAAGAATTAAGTTACAGAAGCATGGAATGTATGAAGAGACTTGTAAGCATGATTTTATAAAGTTGAAAGTGTGACTAAGGATTATTGGGCTGATTTATCGGAGGGAATTTaagtgtgattttttttttcttgataagTGAGAAGTTGAAAATTAACTCTTTTGGGAGGGAATTTAagtgtaatttcttttttttcttggtaaATGAGAAGTCGAAAATTAACTGTTACTCACAATTTTGATTGAGGTGGGTTTGTTTATCcaacttataaaaaatataagtaaataaataaataaataataatgagaagaaaaaaaatgtgacaCACTCAGTCTTAtataattaactattttatattaaaaacattaaatttaatataaattatataacaaagGTACCAAtacaattatatatgtatatttatatttaaatcaataaCCGGAccaatctttttaaaatgtgaaCTATTTAATCTCAAATGGGACATCAAATATTATTAGCATAAGTACATAAAAGTATCTATTCATAAAATTCATACCTTGTTCTGTTTGAGCCCAAAATTATTCACAAATATAGTAAGTataacattttaatattttatacatataataaaaaaaattatttctgaaTTTCTCAACAGAGGTAAGTTGGAATTGAAATGCAAATGGTTGATAAGACCTTTTTTTCCCTCCAAAAATGCTAATGTCTGtcagaatttatttatttatttgtatccAAGAAAATGATACAATAAAAACACAGTAATTATATTGAATATGAAGTAGTGATTATGAAAGGTTTGATTTAAACTTACCGAAATAAATGCAGCATTGTTGAAATTCTGGACAAAAATTAGCTCATCAGGATCAACACAGACAGAATCTCCAAAATGAACACAATTTCCTTGAAAAACCAGAAATATGAATTTCCAAAATGAATGTAATTTCTTTGAATGACTAGATATATGAACTGCAACAAATTTAATGTTgggaaaaaaccaaaaaaaaaaaaaaaatggtgctGGTAAAACCAGAACTTTACTGCTGCAATATTCCAAGATTTATTGAGATCCTCATGTAATCTGCAGAAAAAAACTAAGCTCTGCATGATAATTATCGAAAATTCAGATATACACTTGGAACTCAAAAGAGTGAAGCAAAATAGGGCAAGTTCATCAATTTTTTATCATTCTAAACCTTTCTTGGCAATAGTTCACAGATGACTCAACTAGTATATGCCAATGTTCCTTTCAATGATCTCATCAAGGTACAAAAGACTTGTTCGCAAAGACGATCGAAATTTGAAAACAGTCACCACTGCAAACCATTAAAATTACAACtagaaaaaaacaattcaaCCAAGCTTAAGATGATAATATAGTGCAGGATGAATATACACagaatattctaaaaagaaagctgaaaattaatgatgaaaaatcacaacaaaaataattaatatataaaacagATAGACTTCATTTATTGATCAACTTCATCCATTTTATAGACCTTTTAAAAGAAGAGAAATATCAATAGTAGCAATTTCCTAATATAGAAAAGGCTGCTTAAGTCTTACATAAAtactctctttatttttatttatttatttattggataAAATAGCTGCAAAAGCTGAAGACAAAGGTTTAACATGCAAAAACTAGAAACAACAGAGTCTAAAAGCTAAGACCACATTCATCAATAAATACTCTCTTTATTGAACTctaactatatacatatataaagaacCCATAATAATAAGAGTAGTTAACTCTTGACATAAATAAAGCTGATCTAAACTAGTAATGATCATGTTTCTTAATTTCAGATAATCACACTGATATTCATCTAAATAAAATTCATCTTTTATCTGCAGTGCACCATATAGTCTCAACAAGTTTTAATTATATGGCCATCTAAAAATAGACTCAAGgcagaaacataatagaaggcggaagaaaaaatcaaattgatggaAATATTCACAAAGCACAAATTTACAAAGAATATTTACCTGAGAAGAAATCAATACTGATGAGATCAGTCATGATTCTGAGGATCCTGTTATGAGACTCCAATGAACATTTTTGCCTGCTTGTTCAACAATGCCAAATATGCAGACAACAAGCACCAACTCATAAATCTTGAGTGCTGCACAAATGAAGCAGGGTTCAATTTTCTGCTTTCTTTCCTGATACCTGAGGTAGATATTTGTCTGTTTTCAACAATGAGTGATTAGATATTAAAGTTTTAGTTCTGCAtagaattaaaatatgaaaatatttgtctGGTGCTACCAACGGCATTATGATGCAGACCTGCAGAATTAGCTACCAAAACACATTAgaaaacccaaaagaaaaaaaagtacgAAAAAATCAGCTGTCATAGAAAGAAGGTAACTAGACatagaaaagcaaaaaaacatcTGCCAAGAAAGATTGAAAAACAACCAGTTGATTTTTGCAATACAAGAAATCCTCGGCACATCAGAACACGTAAGCATTCTGTATACAGTGTAACCAAGATACGACATATTAAGACCAAATGggaaaaacatagaaatacATAACGTAAGCATCCTCTATATGGTGTTACCAGGATACAcaggaaaacataggaatacGTATCTTCTCCTTGGATAAGAATGCCATGTGCACAAGATCTACATTTAACATTCAAGACATTGACACTATCAGAAACATTAGGCTAAAATCTTAATTATTCCTTTCCTTTCAGTTTCAATCATTTAGTTTTTTGGAATCTACCTTAtcttaattacatatatattctttttatcattttctttaacTTTTACATCACAATTCTTCATTATCTTTTCCTAATCCTTTCAATCcttcataattttttgtattaaaaaaaaaaatcaccattcCAAAAATCTTACTTCACtctgatttgaattttaatatgaTTAAATCCTTTCTTTGTGGTTCTATTTCTTCAGAAACGACAAATTGTACTAACTGCAATGTTATGGAGATGAGAATATAAATAATACTCATGTAAATCGACATGGACATGTATGTCATTGTTTCCCTCAACACATGTATACGTGTTGTAGTAAAACTGCCTCAATGATGTCATGCATTTAAGAATGAATATTGTTTAGACATCAGTTGTACGGAATCAATGTATGATAAAGACTTACCCCAAGAAAAGAGTTGCTCTTATTAATTTGTCCACAAATCCTAGCATTCAGTAACCATCGAACTATATAAAAGACAAAAGCAAAATCCTTCAACCTGTGATTTTGAAGCACATAAAGATGCACTGGCGTCAATATGGTAATCATGATGTATAACAACAATTGAAATAGTGACGCATACCACTCTTGCAGCAATATGGAGCCATTGGCATATCCAATCAAATTTGCATCATCCGATCTATCGCTGCAATCTTTGCTGCATTGCAAAAGCAAATTCCAGATGAAGGGTGGACAATGGGGATGCATATTCCACACGGCAGTTGAGAATGAAACTAGAATAAGAGAAGGAATGCCATATTTTGAAGTTCAATATTTAGTTAATTATGGTTTTAACTCTCTGCACTCTTTACAAAGGATTCATATTGTATGTTTCTATTGATCTTGCTATTTTATCCCGGTATCCAACCCTCAAACACCTGCCCCTTTGCGAACTCTGGTCTTCTTTCAAACACCTCGCTCCAGTACATACCCTACCAACCAATGTATAAACCCGAAGGGCATTCCGGCTTACTCAGCACCCATCGGGTGTTAGCAATGTCATAATTATGCACACAGAGAGGAGCTAGCATAAATTGTTAACATCTAGGTCACGATATCCGAGAATCTACAAGGTCAGTTTAGACACCTGATCAAATTATGTTTCCCTACATAGCCTACTTGAGAGCTCAAGCTTTCACAAGGATTGACTTGCATGATCAAACTTCCATCTCCTTTCTCTTCTTCCCTATCTTAGTAGCAGGCTTCACTGACTCAGTTGGAGCTGGATCCACGACAGGGAGGGAAGGTTTCACATAGATGATAGAATCATCTAGTGTGAATAACCGGAGAGCAAGGGATGAAATGGTAGGCATCTTCGCTGCAGCTGTAAGGGATGACCAGTACCACCACCCATTTTTAAGATTCTCAGTCTTAATCATGCCTTCAAACAAAATTGTTGCTTGAACCATCtgcaagataaaaaaagaaattgtcaTTAGCAAAACCCTTGATCATCCCTTGACATGTCCAATTGATATTTAAAGATATGAAAGAAATAGAAATCTATAgaagatttcaaaaataattaaaacattaagaaCTCTGTCattaagcaaaagaaaataaatttcaaaaaatcaatcaaacataatCCAACACCAACTCATGACGTTCTTTAACATGATAAATTATTGATGGTTTAACAgcacaaataataataacttaaccCATAAAATGCATTTCACAGCCCTACCTAACGTCACCTGCATTTCAAAATCCAAACAGACATCAGATATTCACTAATGAGTCCATATACACACAACTTTCTCATTGAGATGTGTTTCCAGCTCACCTACCACAGTGTGAATGGAATCAAGGTTGGTATAAAGGATGCCACCAAGACTTAATATCGTTCATGGCAGCCACATCCTCATGACAAGATCATATCACTGACTATATCTATAGTAGTGAGAAGTAAACAGTGATGAAGTACATTGAAGCAGATGAAAAATTCATGTCATCAACAGGCCCATGCTGTTAAACCAACAATTGTTACACATATTTCAAAATAACCTAAATCTTGCAGTACAGCATGGATGTACAATGTAACCTCTCAAACTTTTCTATGAGAAGCTACTCTaagaaatttattgatttttaactaCTCTAACCACAGACATAAGAATCAAGAAAGacaaatgacttttttttttattgcagcCCTATAGATGATAGAAAGAACAACATGATgtcatgaaaattaaaataaaattatccaaaGATTCATTTTGTGgcccaaaaaagaaaatgacaagGGAAAGCTAGCTACCTCAGATATTGATTCTGCAGACTTGACTAGTGCACGCCAAGCACATCGCCTCATTGAGTTTGCTTTTGAAGGTCTGAATGCTTCATCAGGCAGAGCAGCATCCATATCAAGTAAGTTGATCTTAAGTCTCTTTAGGATTTGATAATTCTTGCTCACTAGTGGCCTCAGAGAAGAGTCAGGAAACATGCAGCTATTTTTTGATGCAGGGATTGCATGACAGAGATTAGCGTTCAGTTCCTTTGTTTTATTAACTATAGAGGACGTATGCTTTCCAGTAGCTGCACATTCCAGAGTTGAACCTTTAAGTATCTTCTCACCACCATCACGAACAGAAGAATTTGGAGATAACTGAGCAAGACGTTCATCCACATTATAAACATCAACTGGAGAAGCATCAACTCCTGCCCTTTGTGCAGACACTGATGGTTGGGCTTCAGAGGACAGGAAACCACTTTTAAGAGCCGGGTCAATATTCTTAAACTGATTGGAAACTAAAGTAGCATCAGGGGAATAAGTAGCTGAAGAAGGCACAAATGATGGGACACCATCTGACCCAATAAGCCCAATGTCTTTCACCAAATCCTTATTAGAATCCCTAGTTACAAACCTTCTACATATATCATCAAGGTCATATGGGCATAACTTTCTGGGAAAATTTAGTTGTTTAGAGCTTACAGTTGACTTTGTATTCTTCATCACATCAGCAATATCTGCACCAGATTGCACCCTCTCCCTGGAGCTATCGGCTCtcattattttcattctcaATAAGTCATCACTTTCTTTGCCTTCAGCAGGATTTACAGGAGTGCACTTTCCATCACTGTGACTTTCAAACTCACTCACCGCGCAGAAGGTTTGATGGCAGGATACACAGTGGTGCCGAGAGGGCCACACAAGTTCTAGGCATTCACACCTATACATTTTCTCATCACAATTTGTTTTGGTCTTCTTACCCCGCCTTTTGAAGGCTTCATATACCTCTGCCTCCAAACAAGGGCCATACTTCTTCTCAAGAATTAGCATAGCATTCGTAGTCAAAAGATGAATATTTGTAACATTCTCATTAACGAATGACTCTGATAATGGAAGATGATTATCAACAATATGGTTACGTGCTTGATGTAACTCAAGTTTGCGCCACTGCAAGATCCAATCCTTAAGGTCCCGTTCTTTAGGGCCACTGTTCCTCAACCATCTAACAAGTTCTTCAATTTCAGACTCAGATTCATAAACCCAATAAGATGAATTGCAT is a genomic window containing:
- the LOC120279138 gene encoding probable 2-oxoglutarate-dependent dioxygenase AOP1.2; amino-acid sequence: MGSEIRVEIPKIDFTGVELSKTGTKEWDKTKEKVMDALEKHGCFEAMFDRVSMELRDEFFGPVLDELFKVPLDLKILNSSDKPFQGYIPKRPELGFEMAWKLTRGLTELELIVRKMVVEGLGAEKHFESLVKSTTHIMRMAEYGPPVNQETMVAMTTHKDMNLLTIICQHHGEGLELQTKSGDWFHASPCSFNVIIGESFEAWSNGRLTPTPHRVKMSNNDTRRSIGLASQFKYGWIIQAPDELVNQDNPLQYKPYTYEGYLNFLFSEEPWGKKLKTLKAYCGVEGKEMVP